Within Fusarium keratoplasticum isolate Fu6.1 chromosome 8, whole genome shotgun sequence, the genomic segment GTATGGCGAGGCCGTGGAGTTGGAAGGATGCTGTGAAGAAGTGATCACTTTGGTTTAGCGAAGAAATAGCGTGTTGGGCTTCGTTTTGAACAAGCAATGGCAAGAGACAAGCTTGTTTTTTGGTGTTGGCAACATGCTGAGTTTGTATATGACCCTAGCAAGATCTCGTCTGCCATCTTCCGCCAGAACACCTGAGTGACGTCGGGATGATCCAAGGAGGGATGTTTGTTCCGAGCAGATCTATACTCTGAACCGGGGATATAGACCGTCCTACACCTACAACTCCATGCCTTCTCGTGCAGCAACAACCCTTGAGCACAGTGCATTTATCCTCATGTACTTCTCAAAGTTCTCAACCAGAACCACAAAAGGATTAGCTGGGTCGGAACCGCGGTGCACAAGAATGTCGGCATGGAAGAGGGCGTGATCGGCGACATTGTGATTGGACAGAAGGATatcaacgccctcctcccGAGCGATGTCCGCGAACCAATTTTGCGACGTAGTTTTCATCTCGCGCAGGTTCTGCTGTCTCGGGGTTCCAGTACCCCCAGATAGCCCGGCAACGTGAGGCTCGCAGTTATCAAAAACTGCGAAGATCAGTGAGATGGTGCCTAGAGTATGACCAGGGGTGTGCACGATCTTGATCATAACGTTCCCAGACTTCACAACGTCGCCGTCTGCTACAACCTTGTCTTTGGTTGGCACTGACCACGAGTTGTTCTGGGTTCTGCCTTAAGCATCCTCAGACGCATAGATGGCTGCGCTAAATTTCCTTTGAAGGTACTTAGCACCTCCGAAGTGATTGATGTGCTCGTGCGTGACTTACAACACATACTTAACACTGCCAGTAGACATTCTAGGGTCAAGCCTATAACAGACCTTCAGAACAGCTAACTATTAGCGGAAATCGGAATTACCCCGACACTTGTGCGGCTTGAAACTGACAAATCCAGCGGTTAAGCCATCGGCTCCCACTTACATAGAGCTTGGCCAACCTCACATGATCTTACGCGATCGCCCCTTGGTGATTTCCGCGGCCCCGTCAGCCTCGCCACGTAGACGCGTCACCCTTGTTGAAACTCCAATACTATCCCCTGATCCCTTGAAAGGTGGGATAAGGTTTACACTGTACCCAATGGGCCATCACGCCGATGCAACTGGCTGACATTGAATGGTCTGGACATAGAAATACTACTTAGGTTACCCAGTCAGGTCACTGATATCCAACCCCGGTGATCTAGGGTTCCTCAAAGAGTACCGTGCGGTGACGATAGTGGGGTTACCACTCACTCCTGCTACGACGTTAACTCCAAGTATCTCACTTGTGGTTGGTGATAGGAACGAATCAACTAGTTAATACCTTGTCATTTCTGACGCTTGCATGCTTCCGCTATGAAACCGTTGCGAGCCGCCTTTGACCTATATTTGACGATCCCATCCAGAGAGCTGCGCTGCTCACTGATCAATGTATCTAATGATAGGATGTTCATGATACCTCAGCAGAAAAACAACAACTCCGGGCCTCTTTGCTCTGGTCTAGGGTAAAGCCCTGATATTTCCTTGGCAGGAATAAGACATTAGTCAGTTGAAAGAACATTATATAAGCTACTCATGTAAGGTGAGACGATCTGCCCGATGAATATGGTTTTAGAACAGGTTGGCCACCAGCGTGAAAGTAATCGCAATGGAAGTTGGAAAATATGCAACTTGAGGCAACTTAAATTGAATTTAAACCGAAGATGTTACGCTGAGTTTTATTCTATAAGGTTCATATCGAAAGCCCCAACATGATAGGCCCTATGTACAGTCTACCTATTAAACAGCCTGATCCGAAACTAGATTCTCTTCACAAATTTGACCAGTTTTTCACAACTCAacttccatcttcaaccctAATTCTTCCGCAGCATGGGCTGTTCACTTCTTTGTGTCGTCCTCTCGGTTCAGTACGGCCCCCATCTCGTGCGATTCTGGTGTTCCCACCCCCTCCTGAGGCTTGTCCACGGGCATTTCCTTCTTAGACTTTTTGCTCAAGAAAGGGAAGTAGAAGTGCGGGTGGAATATTGTGAGGAGCCACACAGAAGCGAGAATCATGGCACCGTCGAGGATCATAAAGGTAGTTTCGTTCTGCATGAGGTCGCTTCCCCAGCCCATCTCCATTTCGGGGATACTGTTACCTTGTCAGTTAAATGTTGATACAGTAGACATGAGGGAAAACCCACCGATAGATACAACGGATAATGATGGCAATGTACGCCACAGTGATGACATAAACGAAAGTCTTCGTCTTCTTGTCACTTGCCCTCGTATGGATGGCACCAGTCGGATCCTCGGTAGGTCCAAGTTCGCCAGCGGATGATTGCAGCCTCGCAGAACCATTCTTGATAGCGCGACGTCTTCTCCAGATGTATAAGAGCATGAGGCCACCGCAAAAGATCATGTTGGCCATTTGAAAGACAACACCTGCGATGAGCATGGACGAGCCTGCATCAAGCAGGCTCTGGTTtacctcttctcctccagtAGCAACCGAGGAGACACCACCACCGGCAGcctggatgacgatggagaagaggtcGCTGCCGACGAAAACCCAGGGGTACAAGACCGGCTTGATGAAGCTATATTGCCGTCCGTACCAGAGAACGAGGTGCTTAAACGTGACAGAGATGGCGGCCGCCACGAGCGTTGGGCCGAGGATAAGCAGGACCAGTTGGATGACGAAGGCGTTGTATACCCAGGGGTTTTGGCTCATGACGGCGCGACCGGCGTAACCTATGAGCTCAAAGAGTGTGCCGATGGCGAGCCAGATGGAGTACGACCAGGTGCGGCCCTTGATTCCGAGCCAGATCTGAGCGACGAGGGC encodes:
- a CDS encoding Lactamase-B domain-containing protein produces the protein MSTGSVKTQNNSWSVPTKDKVVADGDVVKSGNVMIKIVHTPGHTLGTISLIFAVFDNCEPHVAGLSGGTGTPRQQNLREMKTTSQNWFADIAREEGVDILLSNHNVADHALFHADILVHRGSDPANPFVVLVENFEKYMRINALCSRVVAAREGMEL